Within the bacterium CG_4_10_14_0_2_um_filter_33_32 genome, the region GTAAAATTAGAGTACTCACGGCAGGGAGATTATACGGTTGTAAGAGCTATAGTTTTAGAAAAGGACCCAGCTAATACAGGACAGGCAAATTATAGGTGTATAAGTAATTGTAGTTCTATTACTTATGGGGCAGTATCACAGACTGGTCCAAACGTTACAATGGCTAGAATATTGCCCGGTTTTTGGGTTCTTGATCCTGATGATCCTTTAAGCGGTTATATTAGAGTAACAGGCGCTTATCCTAATGATGTAAAAGTAGATGACATGGTTTTTTGGACAAGGGAGTAACCTAAAAATGATAGTATAATTACAAAATATAAGGTAAAATAATTAAAGTAAACAAAATTTTATATGTTGGACTCACCAGAAAAAATTAAAGCCAACGAACAAAAAGTAAACCTAGAAGACCTATTAGAGATTACAGTCGGTAGGTCCGCCTCTGATTTGCATTTATTGGTTGGCACCCACCCTACCATAAGAGTTGATGGAAGATTAATACCTTTGGATGAATATCCGATATTGACTCAAAATTTAGCCGAGAAGCTTATTTTTACCATGATAAGCGAGGAACAGAAGGAAATATTTTTAAAAGAAAAAGAATTAGATCTTTCAATCGCCTTGGGTGACGAAGCAAGATTTAGAGTAAACCTTTTTTATCAGAGAGGCACAATGGGGGCTGCTTTAAGATTAATACCAAGAAAGATTAGAACCCTTCAAGAGCTAGGACTGCCTATTATTTGCGAGGAGTTTACTAAAACTTCTCAGGGTTTTGTATTGGTTACGGGTCCAACTGGTCACGGCAAGTCTACAACTTTAGCAGCAATGGTTGAAAGCATTAATGAAGAAAAGCCTTATCATATTATTACCGTGGAAGATCCTATTGAATATGTTCACACATCAAAAAAATCGGTTGTAGATCAACGGGAAATGCACTTAGATACGTATTCTTGGTCTATCGCCTTACGTTCGGTTCTTCGAGAAGATCCAGACGTAATTTTGATTGGAGAAATGAGAGATTTAGAGACAATTGCTTCTGCGATTACTATCGCAGAAACCGGTCATCTGGTATTCGCAACTCTGCATACAAATAATGCTGCCCAGACAGTTGATAGAATAATCGATGTTTTTCCTCCCCGTCAGCAGCCCCAGATAAGAATGCAGTTAGCTGGTAGTTTACTTGGCGTTGTTTCACAAAGGCTTATTCCTAAAATAGGCGGAGGAAGGGCAGTAGCAGCAGAAGTTATGGTTGCAACACCCGCCATAAGGAATACTATTAGGGAAGGCAAAACCCACCAGATAAATAATATTATTCAAATAAGCGCAGATAAAGGCATGACGTCTATAGATAAAAGCCTTTCATCTTTAGTAAGGAACGGTGAAATATTATTTGAAGATGCTAGGCCTTATGCTATAGATGG harbors:
- a CDS encoding type IV pili twitching motility protein PilT, giving the protein MLDSPEKIKANEQKVNLEDLLEITVGRSASDLHLLVGTHPTIRVDGRLIPLDEYPILTQNLAEKLIFTMISEEQKEIFLKEKELDLSIALGDEARFRVNLFYQRGTMGAALRLIPRKIRTLQELGLPIICEEFTKTSQGFVLVTGPTGHGKSTTLAAMVESINEEKPYHIITVEDPIEYVHTSKKSVVDQREMHLDTYSWSIALRSVLREDPDVILIGEMRDLETIASAITIAETGHLVFATLHTNNAAQTVDRIIDVFPPRQQPQIRMQLAGSLLGVVSQRLIPKIGGGRAVAAEVMVATPAIRNTIREGKTHQINNIIQISADKGMTSIDKSLSSLVRNGEILFEDARPYAIDGTYFEKLARGIH